GAATGCAAGAATCCACATTATCGTTGATGCAAATGGCGAAAACATCGGCAGCACTTGCAAAACATAGCGAAGCGGGGTTACCTTATATTTCAGTATTGACGAATCCGACAACCGGAGGGGTGACCGCTTCTTTTGCCTTTTTAGGTGATATTATTATCGCTGAGCCTAAAGCTTTAATTGGCTTTGCAGGCCCTCGCGTTGTTGAGCAGACGATTGGTCACAAATTGCCGCCGGGAGCGCAACGATCGGAATTCCTTTTAGAAAAGGGAATGATTGATTGTATTGCTCCTCGCAAAGAATTAAAACGGAAAATCGTTTTAATGATAGAATTTTTATCGGCACATTGCCGCAAATGAGAGTGAGATATGCATAGAGAAGAGATCGAAGTGATGACAAAGCTAAAACAAGGGGCAGTATTACCTTGTTATATGTCGGATGGAGCTGCAGGTTCGGATGTATGCGCGGCAAATGAGGTGCCAATTATAATCGAACCGGGACATGTAAAGTTAATCCCCACGGGGCTTTTTTTTGAAATTCCCGGAGGATATGAGATTCAAGTGAGACCTCGCAGTGGGCTTGCCTTGAAGCATCAAATTACCATTCTCAACTCTCCCGGAACGATCGATAGCGATTATCGCGGCGAACTCCAGTTGATGGTGATTAACCATTCTACCATTCCCTTTGAAGTGACTCAGGGTCTTCGCATGGCGCAAATTGTGCTCGCTAAAGT
This region of Simkaniaceae bacterium genomic DNA includes:
- the dut gene encoding dUTP diphosphatase, encoding MHREEIEVMTKLKQGAVLPCYMSDGAAGSDVCAANEVPIIIEPGHVKLIPTGLFFEIPGGYEIQVRPRSGLALKHQITILNSPGTIDSDYRGELQLMVINHSTIPFEVTQGLRMAQIVLAKVERANFIMVERELAFSDRGIKGFGSTGL